Below is a genomic region from Cellulomonas sp. P24.
GTCCGCAGGTCGACCGGGTATCCGCCGATGAAGTCGTCGAGCTCGTGGACGGTGACGACCTCGGCGGTGATGTCGCCGCCGGTGAAGGACCCTCCGGCCGAGTAGACGGACTGGACGTACTCGGCGGTCGAGGTGCAGAACTGGCAGTCCGGGTAGCTCATGGCGTTCCACTCGGTGAGGTCGCCGGTCTGGAGCACGTAGCCGTAGAGCTCGATGAAGTAGACGGCTGCGGCGGCGGCGCCGTTGGCGTCCATCGTGGACATCGCGGCCGGTCGGGTGGGGGGCGGGGCGGGCGGGTGGTGTCGGGGTCGGTGTGCTCGTCTGGCTCGGTGCGGGGGTCGTGGGTGTGGTGGGCGGCGGTGGTGTCCCGGTCGTGCACCCGGTCAGGGCGAGGCTCACCCCGAGAGTCACCGCGGCGGCGAGGGTTCTGGCCGGTCGGATGTGCCGTCGGGCCCGGTCGTGCCGTCTGGTCTGGTCGTGTCGTCCTCGCGCGATAAGTCCCACGTCGCCCCCTGCACCTGTACCCGCACCTGCGCCGGTGTCCGTTTTGTCCGCTCGGAACCTACCAACCACGCAGCCCCGCACATCGGCCCAATGTCCCGGTCTGTGGACAACCCGCCCGACCCGCCCGGTCGAGTGGAGCGTTCTGTCGCGACACGCCCGCGTGTCGCTGACAGAACGCTCCACTCGACAGCAGGGGGCGGGGCGGGAGGGGCGCGCTCAGGGGACGGGTGGGCGATAGGTTGGGGGCCATGGCACACGTCGAGGACCCGCGCACCGCTCCGCCCATCCGCTGGGGAATCCTGGGGGCCGGCAGCATCGCCGGCACGTTCGCCGACGCGGTCAACCGGCACACACGGGCCCAGCTCGCCGCCGTCGGGTCGCGCAACAAGGACCGTTGCGAGCGGTTCGCCACCGCGCACGGCATCCCGACCACGCACATCGGCTACCGCGACCTCGTCGAGGACGACCGCGTCGACGCCGTGTACGTCGCGACCCCGCACTCGGAGCACCGGGAGCACGCGCTGCTGGCGATCGCCGCCGGCAAGCACGTCCTGGTCGAGAAGTCCTTCGCGCGCAACACCGGTGAGGCCGAGGAGGTGCTGGCCGCCGCACGGGCCGCCGGGGTGTTCGTCATGGAGGCGATGTGGACGCGGTTCCTCCCGCACATCGCCAAGGTGCACCAGCTCGTCGACGCGGGCGAGATCGGGGAGATCATCAACATCTCCGCGGACTTCGGGCACGCGTTCACGTTCAACCCGGCCGGACGGCTGTTCGACCCGGCGCTCGCCGGCGGCGCGCTGCTCGACCTCGGCGTGTACCCGGTGTCGTTCGCGCACGACTTCCTCGGGGCACCCGACGCGGTGCGCGCCGTGGGCACCCTGACGGAGACAGGCGTCGACGGGCAGGCGTCGATCGTGCTGTCCTACGGCGACCGCGTCCAGGCCACGCTGTCGACCACGCTGTGGTCGTCCACCCCGACGACCGCCTCGATCTCCGGGACCGAGGGGTCGGTGACGATCGCGGGTGAGTTCTACCGTCCGACGTCGTTCGTCGCGACCCGGAACGACGGTGCCCGCTGGCAGTTCGACCAGCACGCGGACGGCGGCATGCAGTACGAGGCTGCCGAGGTCGCACGTCGCGTGGCCGCCGGCGACACCGAGAGCCCGCGGATGTCCTGGCAGGGCACCCTCGACGTGATGCGCACCCTCGACACCGTCCGCGAGCAGATCGGGGTCGTGTACCCGGGGGAGTGAGTGACACCGGCGCCGGATACCCTGGGCGCCGTGACGATCCACGTGCCGGCCGCCCCGTCCGCACCGGACGGCCCGGGCTTCTTCCTCTCGTTCGAGGGCGGTGACGGGGCCGGCAAGTCGACGCAGCTCCACCTGCTCGCGCGGTGGCTGCGCGACACCCTCGGTCGCGAGGTGGTCACGACGCGTGAGCCCGGCGGGACCACCCTGGGCGTCGAGCTGCGCAATGCCGTGCTGCACGGCGAGGACGTCGACCCCCGCACCGAGGCGCTGCTGTACGCGACGGACCGCGCGCACCACGTGCACACCGTGATCCGGCCCGCCCTCGAGCGCGGGGCGGTCGTCCTGACCGACCGCTACCTGGACTCGTCGGTCGCCTACCAGGCAGGTGGGCGTGAGCTCTCGGCCGCGGAGGTCGAGGACCTCTCGCTGTGGGCCACCGGTGGCCTGCGCCCGCAGCTCACTGTGCTGCTCGACCTCGACCCGGACATCGGGCGCGGGCGGCTGACGGGTGCGCCCGACCGCCTGGAGCGGGCGGGGGACGACTTCCACTCCCGCACGCGTCAGGCCTACCTCGAGCGGGCCCGGACCGCGGCAGCCGACGGACGCCAGCCGTGGCTCGTCGTCGACGCGTCCCGCCCGGTCGACGAGATCCAGTCGGAGATCCGCGCGCACGTCGCCGTGGCTCTCGGCCTCGCACCGTGACCGGGACCGTCTGGGACGACCTCGTCGGCCAGGAGCCCGCCGTCCAGGTGCTGCGTCGCGCGGTCGAGGACCCGACGGCGATGACGCACGCCTGGCTGATCACCGGTCCGCCCGGCTCGGGTCGGTCCAACGCCGCCCGTGCCTTCGCCGCCGCCCTGCAGGACCCGAGCGGTGCGCTCTCGTCGCACGCGTGCGCGACGGCGCTGGCCGGGACGCACCCCGACGTGACCGTCGTCGCGACCGAAGGCGTGGTGATCCGCGCCGACGTCGCCCGACCGCTGGTCGAGCTCGCCCAGCGCTCGCCCTCCGAGGGTCGGTGGAGGGTGATCATCGTCGAGGACGCCGACCGCCTGAACGAGACGTCGGGCAACGTGCTCCTCAAGGCGATCGAGGAGCCGCCGCCGCGGACGGTGTGGGTGCTGTGCGCCCCGAGCCCGCAGGACGTCCTCGTGACGCTCCGCTCCCGCAGCCGATCCGTCGCGCTCCGGGTCCCGCCGGTCGAGGCCGTCGCGGACCTGCTCGTGCGCCGCGACGGGGTCGAGCCCGGGCTCGCGCTGGTCGCCGCGCGCGCGGCGCAGAGCCACATCGGCATCGCGCGTCGTCTCGCGCGTGACCCGGAGGCCCGGGCGAGGCGCTCGCGCGTGCTCGCGCTGGCGGCATCGGTCCGTGGTGTCGGTGACGCGGTGCTCGCCGCCGGTGAGCTGGTCGACGTCGCCCAGACCGAGGCGAAGGCGGCGACCGAGCACCGGGACGCGGCGGAACGGACCGAGCTGCTGAGATCGATGGGGGCCGAGGCGTCGGCCACCCTGCCGCCGGCGCTGCGGTCGCAGGTGCGCCAGCTCG
It encodes:
- a CDS encoding Gfo/Idh/MocA family protein — its product is MAHVEDPRTAPPIRWGILGAGSIAGTFADAVNRHTRAQLAAVGSRNKDRCERFATAHGIPTTHIGYRDLVEDDRVDAVYVATPHSEHREHALLAIAAGKHVLVEKSFARNTGEAEEVLAAARAAGVFVMEAMWTRFLPHIAKVHQLVDAGEIGEIINISADFGHAFTFNPAGRLFDPALAGGALLDLGVYPVSFAHDFLGAPDAVRAVGTLTETGVDGQASIVLSYGDRVQATLSTTLWSSTPTTASISGTEGSVTIAGEFYRPTSFVATRNDGARWQFDQHADGGMQYEAAEVARRVAAGDTESPRMSWQGTLDVMRTLDTVREQIGVVYPGE
- the tmk gene encoding dTMP kinase, with protein sequence MHVPAAPSAPDGPGFFLSFEGGDGAGKSTQLHLLARWLRDTLGREVVTTREPGGTTLGVELRNAVLHGEDVDPRTEALLYATDRAHHVHTVIRPALERGAVVLTDRYLDSSVAYQAGGRELSAAEVEDLSLWATGGLRPQLTVLLDLDPDIGRGRLTGAPDRLERAGDDFHSRTRQAYLERARTAAADGRQPWLVVDASRPVDEIQSEIRAHVAVALGLAP
- a CDS encoding DNA polymerase III subunit delta', which produces MTGTVWDDLVGQEPAVQVLRRAVEDPTAMTHAWLITGPPGSGRSNAARAFAAALQDPSGALSSHACATALAGTHPDVTVVATEGVVIRADVARPLVELAQRSPSEGRWRVIIVEDADRLNETSGNVLLKAIEEPPPRTVWVLCAPSPQDVLVTLRSRSRSVALRVPPVEAVADLLVRRDGVEPGLALVAARAAQSHIGIARRLARDPEARARRSRVLALAASVRGVGDAVLAAGELVDVAQTEAKAATEHRDAAERTELLRSMGAEASATLPPALRSQVRQLEEEQKRRATRSQRDVLDRAMLDLLSFYRDVLVVQLGAEVDVVNAEHEDQVRAVAASSRPEQTVHRMDAIGLARTRLSGNVAPLLAVEAMMIALRPQV